A single region of the Leptothrix cholodnii SP-6 genome encodes:
- the glgB gene encoding 1,4-alpha-glucan branching protein GlgB: MLESSTVTALMAGDHGDPFAVLGLHTHDERWVLRALLPGAVGVDVIDKASGQNVASLRRIVGSDVFEGTLPEREDRLVYQLDVDWGSHHQVMEDAYRFSTLLGAMDLWLLAEGTHHRPYEQLGAHPTEIDGVAGTRFAVWAPSARRVSVVGSFNNWDGRRHAMRVRSECGVWEIFVPHVGPGDLYKYEIKGQDGGLRLKADPVAFRAEMRPQTASVVHGLPPVVPSTEQRRDANALGAAVSIYEVHLGSWRRNERGEWLDYRQIAEQLIPYAKDMGFTHLELLPVNEHPFDGSWGYQPTGMYAPTSRFGTPDDFRHFVAQAHEAGLGVILDWVPGHFPTDAHGLGQFDGSHLYEHADPREGFHQDWQTLIYNYGRTEVRNFLIGNALYWIERYGIDGLRVDAVASMLYRDYSRKDGEWIPNQFGGRENLEAIDFMRRMNHIVGTQRPEAITLAEESTAFPGVSRPPAPDLQSGGLGFHYKWNMGWMNDTLRYMQQDPVHRQYHHGQITFSLVYAFTENFVLPLSHDEVVHGKGSILQRMPGDEWQRFANLRAYYGFMWGHPGKKLLFMGCEFGQGEEWHAEKGLPWHLLDYPNHAGVQRLVCDLNTVYRDFPALHQLDFTPDGFGWISHDDAQNSVLSFTRHAADGSFVVVVCNFTPLPRTGYRIGVPAAGHYRELINTDAAIYGGSGVHNGLLSTEPVASHGREQSLVITVPPLATVMWVCEGGAAS, translated from the coding sequence ATGCTCGAGTCCTCAACCGTAACCGCCCTGATGGCGGGTGATCACGGCGATCCGTTCGCCGTGCTCGGTCTGCACACACACGACGAGCGCTGGGTGCTGCGTGCGCTGCTGCCCGGCGCCGTCGGCGTCGACGTGATCGACAAGGCCAGCGGCCAGAACGTGGCCAGCCTGCGCCGCATCGTCGGCTCGGACGTGTTCGAGGGCACGCTGCCCGAGCGCGAAGACCGGCTGGTCTACCAGCTCGACGTCGACTGGGGCAGCCATCACCAGGTGATGGAAGACGCCTACCGCTTCTCGACCCTGCTCGGCGCGATGGACCTCTGGCTGCTGGCCGAAGGCACGCATCACCGGCCCTACGAACAGCTCGGCGCGCACCCGACCGAGATCGACGGCGTGGCCGGCACCCGCTTTGCCGTCTGGGCGCCGAGCGCGCGGCGCGTGTCGGTGGTCGGCAGCTTCAACAACTGGGACGGCCGCCGCCACGCCATGCGCGTGCGCAGCGAATGCGGCGTGTGGGAGATCTTCGTGCCGCACGTCGGCCCGGGCGACCTCTACAAGTACGAGATCAAGGGCCAGGACGGCGGCCTGCGGCTCAAGGCCGACCCGGTCGCCTTCCGCGCCGAAATGAGGCCGCAGACGGCCTCGGTGGTGCACGGCCTGCCGCCCGTGGTGCCGAGCACCGAACAGCGCCGCGACGCCAACGCGCTGGGCGCGGCGGTGTCGATCTACGAGGTCCACCTGGGCTCGTGGCGGCGCAACGAGCGCGGCGAATGGCTCGACTACCGCCAGATCGCCGAGCAGCTGATCCCCTACGCCAAGGACATGGGTTTCACCCACCTCGAACTGCTGCCGGTCAACGAGCATCCGTTCGACGGTTCCTGGGGTTATCAGCCCACCGGCATGTACGCGCCGACCTCGCGCTTCGGCACGCCCGATGATTTCCGCCACTTCGTTGCGCAGGCGCACGAGGCCGGCCTGGGCGTGATCCTCGACTGGGTGCCGGGCCACTTCCCGACCGACGCCCACGGCCTGGGCCAGTTCGACGGCAGCCACCTCTACGAACACGCCGATCCGCGCGAAGGTTTCCACCAGGACTGGCAGACGCTGATCTACAACTACGGCCGCACGGAGGTGCGCAACTTCCTGATCGGCAACGCGCTGTACTGGATCGAGCGTTACGGCATCGACGGCCTGCGCGTCGATGCGGTGGCCTCGATGCTGTACCGCGACTACAGCCGCAAGGACGGCGAGTGGATCCCCAACCAGTTCGGCGGCCGCGAGAACCTCGAGGCGATCGACTTCATGCGCCGCATGAACCACATCGTCGGCACCCAGCGGCCCGAGGCGATCACGCTGGCCGAGGAGTCGACCGCCTTCCCGGGCGTGTCGCGCCCGCCCGCCCCCGATCTGCAAAGCGGCGGCCTGGGTTTCCACTACAAGTGGAACATGGGCTGGATGAACGACACCCTGCGCTACATGCAGCAGGATCCGGTGCATCGCCAGTATCACCACGGCCAGATCACCTTCAGCCTGGTCTACGCCTTTACCGAGAATTTCGTGCTGCCGCTTTCGCACGACGAGGTGGTGCACGGCAAGGGTTCGATCCTGCAACGCATGCCGGGCGACGAATGGCAGCGCTTTGCCAATCTGCGCGCCTATTACGGTTTCATGTGGGGGCACCCCGGCAAGAAACTGCTGTTCATGGGCTGCGAGTTTGGCCAGGGCGAAGAATGGCATGCCGAAAAAGGCCTGCCGTGGCATTTGCTCGATTACCCGAATCACGCCGGCGTGCAGCGCCTGGTGTGTGACCTCAATACCGTGTACCGGGATTTTCCGGCGCTGCACCAGCTCGATTTCACGCCCGACGGTTTCGGCTGGATCAGCCATGACGATGCGCAGAATTCGGTCCTGTCATTCACCCGCCATGCTGCCGACGGCAGTTTCGTGGTGGTCGTCTGCAATTTCACGCCGCTGCCGCGCACGGGTTATCGCATCGGCGTGCCGGCCGCCGGCCATTACCGCGAGCTGATCAATACCGACGCCGCGATCTACGGCGGCAGCGGGGTGCACAACGGCCTCTTGAGCACCGAGCCGGTGGCCTCGCACGGTCGCGAGCAGTCGCTGGTGATCACCGTGCCGCCGCTGGCCACCGTGATGTGGGTGTGCGAGGGCGGCGCTGCTTCCTGA